One genomic segment of Candidatus Thermoplasmatota archaeon includes these proteins:
- a CDS encoding ribonuclease H-like domain-containing protein: MDEISRSLDQLDRKNQTFFRDKLPGRELWRAFPEFRDSIAYLDIETTGLSPHHDDITVIGLYDGDDVHTFVRGINLRDFRKKIQKYKLLVTYNGAGFDLRFIEEEFSRIGLNQIHIDLRFPLYRVGLKGGLKAIERTVGISRAEETQGLDGFDAVRLWKEYEAGKQESLDLLVAYNREDIVNLEALMRIAYSTLRRSCFL, encoded by the coding sequence GTGGACGAGATCTCAAGGTCCCTGGACCAGCTCGACCGCAAGAACCAGACGTTCTTCCGCGATAAGCTCCCCGGGAGGGAGCTGTGGCGGGCCTTTCCGGAATTCCGCGACTCCATCGCCTACTTGGACATAGAGACGACAGGCCTGTCTCCTCATCATGATGATATCACAGTCATCGGTCTCTACGACGGAGATGATGTCCACACTTTCGTTCGCGGCATCAATCTGCGTGACTTCCGGAAAAAGATCCAGAAGTACAAGCTGCTGGTCACCTACAACGGTGCGGGCTTCGACCTCCGGTTCATTGAAGAGGAGTTCTCACGAATAGGCTTGAACCAGATTCACATCGATCTCCGTTTTCCTCTGTACCGAGTAGGTCTGAAGGGCGGGCTGAAGGCCATCGAGCGGACCGTGGGCATCAGCCGAGCCGAGGAGACGCAAGGTCTGGACGGATTCGATGCGGTGCGGTTGTGGAAGGAGTATGAGGCAGGCAAGCAGGAATCCCTTGACCTGCTCGTCGCCTATAACAGGGAGGACATAGTCAATCTGGAGGCGCTCATGAGAATCGCCTACTCCACTCTGAGAAGGTCATGCTTCCTGTGA
- a CDS encoding nucleotide pyrophosphohydrolase, whose translation MLDGTTTVESLKSRVAEFIARREWQKYHNPKDLAISLSLESAELLEIFQWKGEQEVDREMPELRGRIEEELADIAIYVLSFCIALDIDLSRIITDKVKRNEEKYPADVYRGKATL comes from the coding sequence ATGCTGGACGGCACAACGACGGTAGAATCGCTCAAGAGCAGAGTCGCGGAGTTCATTGCCAGAAGGGAATGGCAGAAGTATCACAATCCGAAGGACCTGGCGATTTCCCTGTCCTTGGAATCTGCGGAGCTTCTCGAGATCTTCCAGTGGAAGGGCGAGCAGGAAGTAGACAGGGAGATGCCGGAGCTCAGAGGACGTATCGAGGAGGAACTCGCTGATATCGCGATCTACGTGCTCAGTTTCTGTATTGCCCTGGACATCGACCTTTCAAGGATTATCACAGACAAGGTCAAGAGGAACGAGGAGAAGTACCCGGCCGACGTGTACAGGGGCAAGGCTACGCTGTGA
- a CDS encoding DUF429 domain-containing protein: MYVGIDIGGREGSNTEIALLRSERSRLTITAIHEVPPRGDDFIVSFLVDRRDAVKGVGIDSPFDLPPCLRCGDADCPGLENCPSGETKMIVDSGRNPYAERLTEIFVSNALDEVRPMQTMALGQIVARTVYLLRRLRSEGFPTVRVREVYPKASLFALRRALELPREDFDRAMRMYKKNEGQEARAFIVDSLSSIIDFSSFGEECEESHDKLDAAVAGLSAYFAVHNLSLPRPEELPSEAGWIEIPDWTRIVPSFGATALKKS, from the coding sequence TTGTATGTCGGCATAGATATTGGAGGGAGAGAAGGTTCGAACACCGAAATCGCCCTCTTGCGGAGTGAGCGGAGTCGTCTCACAATCACGGCCATTCACGAAGTTCCACCAAGAGGTGATGATTTCATTGTCAGCTTCCTGGTCGATAGGAGAGATGCGGTGAAAGGCGTGGGCATCGATTCTCCGTTTGACCTGCCCCCGTGCCTCAGGTGTGGAGATGCTGACTGTCCCGGCCTGGAGAACTGCCCATCGGGTGAGACCAAGATGATAGTCGATTCCGGCAGAAACCCATACGCAGAGAGACTGACGGAGATATTCGTATCCAATGCACTGGATGAGGTTCGCCCGATGCAGACGATGGCATTGGGACAGATTGTGGCAAGGACGGTGTACTTGCTCAGGAGACTGAGAAGCGAAGGGTTCCCAACCGTGAGAGTCAGGGAGGTGTATCCCAAAGCCTCGCTGTTCGCATTAAGGCGGGCTCTTGAACTGCCGCGAGAGGACTTCGACCGAGCAATGAGGATGTACAAGAAGAATGAGGGTCAAGAGGCAAGGGCCTTCATTGTCGATTCCCTTTCCTCGATCATCGATTTCTCCTCATTCGGAGAAGAATGCGAGGAATCCCATGACAAGCTCGATGCCGCCGTCGCTGGGCTAAGCGCCTACTTCGCGGTGCACAATCTATCTCTGCCAAGACCAGAGGAGTTGCCATCCGAGGCTGGTTGGATCGAGATTCCAGATTGGACCAGGATTGTCCCAAGCTTCGGGGCCACAGCCCTCAAAAAGAGTTAA